A segment of the Capra hircus breed San Clemente chromosome 19, ASM170441v1, whole genome shotgun sequence genome:
AGACCTCTTTTGTGGTCGCTGCTTGTACTCGGCAGCCCCCTGCTTGCTGGTGCGCGCGGACCAGGGCCAGGCGGGACGCCTCCTCCCTTGGGAGGTGAGGTCCCTGCGCCCCACCCTGCTTGCCGGGCCTCGCCTGGCCCAGATTGCAGGCCCTGCGGAAGTGCGGGCCTCGCCATCGCACTTAAATGATTTTGTCGCCTGCGGCCGCGCTTGAGTGACGTTAAGGCGTGAGCCTTCTAGAGGAATTTCAGAGGAAGCTGCAGGGAAGCTTGGAAAAAACGAGCCGGCCCCACCCTGCCTGTGGCGGCCGGGCAGTTCCGGGTCCCCAGCGGCCCTTTGTAAGATCGGGTCCTCACGCACGTCCCGGCATTGGCTGTCTTTACTGGCAACCGGTGGCCCTGACCCACCTCCCACACCGCCGGGTCTAGTCTGAGTCGGTTTCAGATACTCCTCAGGGATTCTACGGGGTGCGACGGTCATCCTTAGGGAAGGAAGTCCTGTGGCTGCCCCATCACTTCTCGCTTTGACAGCATTGCTCTGGGCTCTTCTGGGGCCCGGGCGGAAGGAGGATCTTGAGACTACCCATCACATGGCTGCAGCAGTTCTCAAATTCTAGGTCACAGACCCTCACAATTAGAGATTGGTTTGTCGGACAGGTAGGGTCTTTTAGGCCATTTTAGGACTTACCTGTGGGACTTAGGCTAGCCCCGTCATCGGAGCTCTAGGGGAGGCCTGTGTTTGGGCTGGAGGGAGACATGACTGACCCATGTCCTGCACAAAGGCCTTGGTTTGTAGCTGGGGTGTTTTTGAAGGAACAGGCTGGTCAGAGAGAACCCAGCAAGAGGGTTTCCTTGAGAGGGCCTAGGCAGCTCAGAACAGGAAGCAGCACTTGGTCCTGGTGCTTCCTAGTTGGACCCAGGTGCTGCTGCTTCCTGGGCAGCAGGGAAGCTGTGCCTGCTTTCCTTTCATTTAGCTCTGGATGCTGGGGTGAGGTCCTGTGAGGTGGACAGGGCGAGGAGGTGAGTGGCCCCTTTGGGCTTCAGGAGCCTGTGTCTGGGCCTTTTATGAAGTTCTTGCTGTCACTGCCTTCCTGTTAGAGAACGTGCACCTCCCCTCGGGCCCAGGTTGGGGGCTTGGCCACTTGCAGAGAGCCAGTGCAGACCACCTGCAGGTCCTGCAGAAGGGCAGGTGGGGACACACTGTGGGTCCCTCCAGGCTGCTGCAGCCCCTGCTACCCTGGTCACAGGTGTCTCACATCCAGCTAGAGGTGAGTATGGCTGAGCAGGAGCCCACAGCCGAGCAGCTGGCACAGATTGCGGCAGAGAACGAGGAGGACGAGCACTCGGTCAACTATAAGCCCCCGGCCCAGAAGAGCATCCAGGAGATCCAGGAGCTGGACAAGGACGACGAGAGTCTGCGCAAATACAAGGAGGCCCTCCTGGGCCGCGTGGCTGTGTCTGCCGGTAAGTGGGCCCCGGTGGGGTGTGTGGACACCTGTCGCTTTTCTGGGTGTCCGCCACTATTTCCCCTGCTGGCGGAGCTCTAACTTGCTGTCACTCTGCAGACCCCAATGTCCCCAATGTTGTGGTGACCCGACTGACCCTGGTGTGTAGCACTGCCCCGGGCCCCCTGGAGCTGGACCTGACAGGTGAGTGGCATCTCCAGGTTCCTGGCTGGGGCTGCCTGGCACCCTGCTAATTCCCCTAAAAATAATTTGTTGAGGTGCTGGCGCCCTCTTGTGGGGAGCCTAGGAAGTGCAACCAAGTGATTTTAATAAGGCTCTGGCTTTGGTGTGGCCTGGGATtggagggtggggtgtgtgtgggtgtctggGGTGTGGCCTGGGATGccaaggagtgtgtgtgtgtgggtgtgtgtgtgtgtctgtgtgtgtgtgtggcctgggATGCCAGGGGATGTGCGTGTGTAGAGGGGCCGACGGGGCACCCCGCTAGGGCCGGAGTGGCTTCCCCTACCTGAACCTCCTAGTGTGGCGTTCCTCTCAAACGCAGGTGATCTGGAGAGCTTCAAGAAGCAGTCTTTTGTGCTGAAGGAGGGTGTGGAATATCGGATAAAAATCTCCTTCCGGGTAAGGAGGAGGCTCGGGGGGATGCTGGGGCCTCGGACTGGAGAGTCTGGCTGAGCCCGCTTGGGTGCCTCCTTGCAGGTGAACCGAGAGATTGTGTCCGGCATGAAGTACATCCAGCACACATACAGGAAAGGCGTGAAGAGTGagtgcggggcggggggcggggcaccAGGAGGGAGGTGGCCACCGGGGCTCAAGGGGCGCCGGGAGGGCGCGGGGAAAGGCCCGCCTCAGCTCCCTGACGGACGCCCTCCGCGTGCCCCGCAGTTGACAAGACTGACTACATGGTGGGGAGCTATGGGCCCCGGGCGGAGGAGTATGAGTTCCTGACGCCCATGGAGGAGGCGCCCAAGGGCATGCTGGCTCGAGGCAGCTACAACATCAAGTCCCGCTTCACAGACGACGACAGGACTGACCACCTGTCCTGGGAATGGAACCTCACCATCAAGAAGGAGTGGAAGGACTGAGCCGGGAGGCGGGCAGGGCGGGCGGACGGAAGGACGGACgcgccccaccccaccaccccatcccCCTGACCCCAGACCAAAGTGCTGACAGGGCCCGCCCACGCTGCCACCACTGCCCCTGGGCTGCCTCCTGGCTGGCCTGTCCCTCCTCCACCCTTCCAGCCCGCTGGCCCCAGCCTCCTCGGTGGTCTAGTGTTGTTGCTGCTTCCgcctgtgctgtggggagggaggcctcGACCTCCCCTTCTGTATCCCTCAAGATTCCCCCACTGTCCTGACCCGACCTGAGTCCTTGGCATAGGAGTCAGGCATCGCAGTGGGGCTCAGGGTGCTCAGGTCCCCTGGGCCTTCTCTGTTATGTTACCTGGACTCCTGTCGCCCCCTTCCTGGTAGGGGTGGGGTGTACCGCGTGGGGCCTCGTGGGGCCGGTTGTCCTCCAGCTTTCACTTCTCCCCGGTCAGTCCATCCATCACTGTCAGTAACGGTCTAACCATGATGCCTTAACATGTGGAACGTGTGCTGTGGGGGCGTCACTAACCTCTAACCCTGTGTCTGCATGAGCATGTGGTGTCTCCCCCCCAATCCCTACCCTGTCTGTGATCCCCGTGGCCCGGGAAGGCTTCTGGGATGTGCTGGTCCCTAGTCTGCCCTGGCCTGTCCAGGCCCGCGGGGACAGCTCCAGGGGCTTGGGAAAAGCCAAATTGCCAAAACTCAAAAGCGGCCTCCAGTCCCACCTGGGAGGCTCGGTGTCTTCACGCCTCTGCCTTCTTTGTCCCAGTGGGCAGTGCCTAGAGCCCACGGCCCCAAGAGAGAGCCCTCGGCAGACAAAGCCAGTGGCCGAGCCTTACTTGTCCCTCCTGGCCTGCCGGCCTGGAGTTGTGTGCCTGGCCCGCCAGTATTTATTGCCTCCATATGTGCCGTCCTCTGGGCCCGCTGGCCTGCCCCTCTGCCCCCCGGGCTCGgtgccaccatccccagcagGCCCTCCCTGGACCCAGCCAGGACAACCGTGGGACCAAGCTTGCACCGCAGGAGCCgtcccctctgcccccaccccacccgacCCCACCCTCCCCGGTCAGGCCCGGGCCTAGAATGCACAGGAGCCTGTCCCTGCTTCTCCTTTTCTGACCGGGAAATAAACTTCCCCCTAAGGAGCCAGGGTGTCTGCTGCTCATCTGGTGGGGAAGGGGAAATGGGGACCTTATAGCTCTGCTTCCCGGGGGCACTGCAGGAGGGCCAGGGGCCAGGCGCAGTCACCACTGTCTGAGGCTGGTGAAGGAGAAGGTTTACAGCCCTTACTCAGAaacatcagcccaccaggctagtgCTGTCCTTTTGGCTGGGTGGGTTCTGCCGGGGAAAGGGGGCGGGGACAGTTGGGTCCAGTGGGGCATCCGGTGTCCAGGTGACTCCTGCACGCCGCTTGTGGGCCCTGTCAGCCTCTGGGAGGGAATGGTTCCAACCTCAAAAAAGGGGAACCATGCAGAAGACTTGGGAACAAATAGAATGACTGGGTTCCAAGGAACCCAGAACAGGAACTCAGCTGAATGGGAGGGTGGAGAAGTTGGCAGCAGGGCCAGTGGAGAGGGTGGCATGGAAGACCAGAGGTCCAAAGGTGGGATTGCTGAGGTGGGGTGGATGGGGGGAGATGGGGACCCTTGCTGCACGGAGGCGCAGAAGAGCGCCTGGGGAGCCCTGAAGGACCGACTACCACCACTGCCAGTCCTGCTACTTGGCAGGGTCTCTCCAGGACCTTGGGGTGGCAGGGATGGTGCTACCTCAGCATCACCCCCAAGGGCACCCAGGAACTGAGACACCCCTTACCGActgaagaaggagaaggcaaATAGGAAACCCCAGTTCCATCCAGATAGAAGGTTGAGTCTAGAAACCCTGTTTCAGGGCTCAGTGGCAAAACGTTTAGGGTGAAATCTCCCTTTGTGCTCAGCTGGTGAGAAGAGGGTGTGCCACACCTAGGCTGCTGTTGTCTGTGTGCCCGCCCTGGCCATGCCTCCCAGAGGCTGCCACTTTTCCCAGTTGTTAGCAGCAGGGTGAGCCCTTGAAGGATTTATTGCCAGCTGGAGCAGACCAGGAAGTACCCTTTCACTCCCACCCCCTGGCCAGTGACCACATGCCATGCCAGGATGGCTCCCACAGGGCTGGTTACTGCCTGGCTTTCCTTACCCCACGGCCCCTGTGGGCTTCTGGAGGTGGGCCCCTGTGCTGGGTACCAGCACAAACTACCACTTTCTGCAGCAGCTGGCCCAAACACAAATCCAAGTCACAGCCACAGGGGACAAAGACCCTAACCAACCTCTCCTGGGACCACCAGCCTTAGGCAGGGGAAGACAGACTGCACAGCCCAGGGTCCCCAGGCCCAAGACCCTTCTCAACAAAACTCAGATGCCGCTACCTCTGAAACAGCCCTACCTTTGGATGTGAAAGGCTTCCAGGCAGCAGCTATAGTCTCAgccagccagaggagccccagggcCAGCCAGAGCCCCTCCAATTCTCCCAGTCCACTTCCTAAAATGTCCAGTGAAAATCTTCAAAGCTAGGGTTAACCTGTGCTGTCAGCAACTTGGTTTATTGGGCAAGGGCTTTCAGAGGCTGGCAGGCCAGAAAGGCTAGTAATACTGTCTTGACTTGGATTTTTCAAGCTTGATTTTGATTTGTGAACTCAGACCCCAAGTGCCAGGTTGGACAGGCACCCTGCCAGCAGCCAGGACTTTGTTCTGGTTCCTCCCCTGGTGAAGGCTAACATGAGGTGGCACCTGTAGGACCTGCATGACGTGTCTCTTGGGTCCCAAGTCTAACCTGATCCTCCTGGTTCCACCCCAAACCCGTTTGTACAGCTCAGTGCTCCTGAGCCTGGCCTCCCCGCCCTTATGAGCCAGCACCTGTGACCCTCTCCACTCCCTCCTGTCTATGGCACTCAGTCATCCCCAAGCTTTTGGCCCCTCAGCGATCCGCCACAGGGACCCTTCTTCCACTGAGGAGTGTGGCGACAGGCACCAGATCAGCGCCTTTCATGTGACTACTCACCAGTTATTGCAGCTTACTAGAATCTTCACACCCAGCACTGTCATGCTTTACAATCCAAGTCCATTTCAGTCTACCACGGCCTCCCTCACCACTGCACCTGGTTCCTATGTCCCACCTGTGTCCCAGCTCACCTGTGTGCAAACCTTTTCGGCCCATAGCACAGCCCTCAGCCCCATGCTGCTGCTCCGTAGTAGAAATCTGCAAGTAAAGAGGATTCCTGGGTGTTCGTGAGCTTGCTGTTAACTCAGTACCTCCAGTTGGGTTGAAAAGGAGTTGTTTTATTCTGAGAATgtgcttgcttttttttcccccccacacCATGTGGAAcacagcatcttagttccctgaccagaaatccagtctgtgtcccctgcagtagaagcctggtcttagccactggatcaccaggaaagtccagagaactctctttctttctttctttctttctttttggagggggatatgcatttatttttaataataaaaaaatttcccCCAACAATTGAGGGCCATGACTCATTCTGTCAATTCTCACACGTGTAGCTGCCTGGACCCGGGGAGGAGGACTTGCAACTTTCTCAGGACATGTTTCCTGTCCTCCCTCCACAGGGGACGTCAGCCTCCAAACCAAGGTCAGCCtgaggtgtttgtttttcttccaactTCAAGGGCCAAAGCCAGAGAGAGCTCCTCCTAACTAAAGGAGGACCTTCAAATCCTTGAGAGGGTGTCTGAGTTCCGCATGGCCCTCCTGGACAGCAGGGGTGACCACGCCAGCGTCACCACACCTGGCACGTCTGAATCACCTCCTTCAGAGCCTTCACCACCTCCGTGCTCTTGTCCTTCATGTCCAGGGCGAGAACTCTCCAGCTTCTTGAAACACAAATGCCACCAGGTTCTTTGTGAAGACACGGATGAGAGGCTCATCCTTCCCGAAGAGGACTTCAGTGGTCAGCATAAGCTTGCCGACGTCACTGGTCACACTGCTGGGTTCCAGGGAGACCCATCTTCCCCAACTGGGTCACCACCACCAGGATGTGACTGCTAAACGCTGTGCAGACCCCCTGGGTGGGGACTCCACACACCACTGCAGTCTTCTGTTTGGATATCACCGATGGTTTACCTTCCATAGCTGAATCTGCTCAATGGCACCCAGCTACCCGCCATGCTGCCCGCGCCCACCTCGCCCAGAGAACTCGGAGCAGTCTTTATCAAAGCACTTGATCACTCAGTTGTTTAACCAGTGAGCACCTTCTCTAGGTGTGAGACCCCTGGAGGTCATCCTGAGCTGACTGTGCTGGGTTCAGAGATGCCAGAGCCACAGCTACCAGGTGGGTAGGCTCTGCCCTCCAAGGACACACTTAGTTCAGGGCACTGGTATGAGTGACCATGGCTTCATCACCTCTTCCTAGAGTTGCCCTTGAAAGGCCTGTGAGTGGCCTTTGGAAAAGACACTAGCTCTTCCCTCACGGCCAAGGCCTGCAGAGGTGTACACTGAACCTGGCCTATGTTCTGGGGGACAGGCTGCACCCCTGCACCTCACCCAGCTATTTACCAACCCCAGAAACTGGAGACTGGGGCTACCGCCATACCTGGCCTCCCTCCCACTTTGGGGGAACCCCACTTCCTTGCTCCTGCACAGGTCAGTGCACAGGCTGATTCATGATGGATAACTGTGCTTTGAGAAGGTACATCAACGCAGACAAAGTGTCGAAGTATCATGCCCCCACCCACACCAGAGCCCTAGTGAGGCCCTGGTCCTCACCGAAGGATGACTTGGCTGTGTCCATCTGGCTGCAGAATAGTGGCCCTGTCATCACCTGCATCAAGATGGTTTTGACCAGGAAGTTCAAATTGAACCACAGTGAGGCTCAACCATCACCAGCAGCTCAGATCCTTGCTCTTCTGCATCTGGTCTGTTCTTCCCTTGGTTCCAGTAGTCTCAACTATTTACCACATGCTATGAGGCCAAGCTCCCTCCAAACCGTCACCAAGTGTATCTTCATTCTGTTAGCTGAAAAAACTATAAAGTCCCCAAATTTAGGTATCTAAACTCAGATTTCATGAGTGCCTCTCAAATTGAGATGTGGTACAAAGATCCCTTGTCTCAGGCCCCAAATTGTGGTCTGTAAAACAGTCATGGCAATCACAAAAATGTGGGAAGATTGGGCAGGAGACATGAAGCAGTTCCCACCGGTTCCCAGAGAGCAGAGCAGGCCTGTGATGCTTATTATGAGCCCTGCCTGCTGCTCAGTGGGCCAGCACCCAGGCCAGAACACGGAAGTGGGGTGGAGGCTGCAGACACATTATTCACAGCCTTTTGTTTTGGGAGGCCCAGCTCCTGTAAAGTACCCCCCAGGAGGTACAACCACTTCCTCCTGACTCTTGCTCTACTGGCACTGGGGGAGGGGCACAGAGAACCTGGTCTTGACCTTCCGAAATTCATATTCTAGAAGGAATACTGCACAGGATGTGAGAACACATGCCCTCAGGAGCAAGGTGTCAACAAATGCAACTCTCTAAAGTACAAAAGCATACTTTTTCtgttttaccatttttaaaaccaAGATGTTACTATAGCCAACGTGTACATTTAATGCAGCAAGCAGTGTCTCTCTCCTGCCGTTATTAAATTGATGATGAGTCTTAGTGGGGGTGGCATTTCACAACCGAGGAAGTGGACACAAATGGAGAAGAGAGCGTCCACGGGGTTGGGGGTTGGGCTTTGAGCCTTTGAGGGGAAGGCGCTGCTCCGTCCAGAACTGCGATGCTGGACAGAAGCTAACATTCCGGCCACGTATGTTATTTGCTCTGAAGtcacattaaagaaaaagaagtctgAAGTTTTAATACTTTCACTTAACCCAACAAAATATTCCAACGTATCCATACAAAAAGTCATCAAGGAAATGTACACTCCTCTTCCATCCTCAATCTGTGTGTTCACTATGTGTTACACTCACTCCGGGTCACACTGCCCGGTTGCATTGTAGAGCTCGGTGATTGTGGCCGCTAGCCAACCCCGTGGCGGACGGCGCAGGTTTACCCGGTTGCCTGAAAGCTTCCTGGAGGCCGCTTCGTGGGAGGCAGCCGGTAGGGAGGAAGGGAGGTGCCCACACTGGACGGTGCCGGACCGGAGCCTCTCATCACAGCTCCGGTGGACCTTGCTGGCTCCTACATCGCATTCCGCCTGGGGCCGTCCCCGGCTCCCCGCGCGCTGCCCCTGCGACTCGCTCTGCCGTTACCGAGTAGCGCCCTGGCCACTCAGGGAGGTCACCCCGGCAACGCCTGCACAAGAGACCGGCCTCCACGGCAGGCGCCGCACGAGCCTCACGCGCGCCGGAAGCGCGTCAACCCAGCTTCCGGCCTGCCGAGCCGGGGGGGGCGGTGTCAGGTGGGGATACGCGGTCCAGTCAGAAAGCAACACGAGGGGTTTCGGAGGCGCAAGCGTGGCTCCGCCCCTCAGCTGAGAAATCCTCCCCACTGCCACGTTCGACAAAGGATCGCACGGGGAGCGCGCACGTCTTGGCCAATCAGGAGCCGCAGAACCCGGGTCCCCGAAGGTAGCAGCCATTCCAGGCCCGGGGAAGGTGTATGAGAAAACCACCAGTCACAAGTCGAGAGAGAGAAAGTTCTTCTCCAGGAGCCAATGAGATGCCGGGAGAGAGTGCGAGCGCGAGCTCCTCGACCAATCCCGGGCGAGGGCGAGGGAGGTACTTGTAGCAATTCCGAATCCGGGGCCGTGACTTGTGTGGGCCCCCAATGCGAGTGCAGCGGAGGCGGGCCCCGGACCCCCCAGGCCAATCGGAGGCGGGCACGGGCGGGGGCGCGCGCGGCGGCCGGACTTATAAGAGCGGGACGGGCGGCGCGCGCTCTCGTGGCCTGCTGTCCTGGCGGCGCCAACTGAAGCGCCGCGTCTGTGCCGACATGCTGCGCCGTGCTCTGCTCTGCCTGGCCCTGACCGCGCTGTTCCGCGCGGGTGCCGGCGCCCCCGACGAAGAGGACCACGTCCTGGTGCTCCATAAGGGCAACTTCGACGAGGCCCTGGCGGCCCACAAGTACCTGCTGGTGGAGTTCTGTGAGTGCCTCCAGCTCGTCCATCCGTCCGGGCCGGGCCTCGCGGCCACTCGCGGGATGGAAACgaagcagggacagaggaggggccAGGGGCACCAGGGTGGACTAGGGGACGGAGAGGGGGCTGGAGGATGGGGGACCTGGGCGCCCTTCCCCACGCTTCCTTCCCTGGCCCCGCCAGAGATGGGTTGGAGTCTAAAGGGGTGTCAGCGGGCCACCCCTAGACGCGCTGACTTCTATCCCCTGGAGAGGCCCATCTGTAAGCGGAAACAGCTCACAGACCTGCTGTCAGCGTCCCTACGCAGCCCGCGTCCTGGGGGCATCCCTCGTGCCCAGCTGGACCTTGATGACCGAGggcagacatcctggatgtgCCTTTGTGCCTGACGTCCACATGGCAGGATCCCTCTGTTCGCCTAAGAAAAGTAGGGTGGACTCTATGAACTGCCACAAATACAAAGGACTATGCAAGGGGTAGCCTCCGAATTGCTCACCTGGACCAGTTCCTGGAGAGCCCTACCCCTGCCCACACCACCGTTCACCAGGGACAGCTGTCTTCTGATGAACAGTGTTGCCCACCAGAATTCAAAACCTTTGTTTGTGTTCGTAAGTGTATGAGCCCTATCTCAGGTGGAAATCACAGCTGCTAACCTGAGTTGAGAGAGAATCTAAAGAGCTTGTGTTAGATGTGAGTCTCTGGCTGGTGTGCACAGATGTGTGTCTCATCTTTATGACTCGTCAGTAAATATACAGCAGCCATGGCTTTAGCTTTAGCTTCTTAATTTCTCTGGTTCCGAAAGGGAAATTATGGGACCCAACTGCGTTAACTGCCTGCAGGTAGTAGGAAGTTATTAACCACTGAAGATGAGGGAGAGTAGGAACTAATGGTTTGTCTTTCATGCCCCCTATCCGATACTGCTCGAGAGTATCCACAGCCCCTGCATTCAGAGGGGTTATCTTGGTACAGAAATAAAGATTTCATGGAGGGAGGTACcaaaggaaaagggaagggaGGCGGTGGAGTGGGTCAGTGCTGCTTTCTaggtcttgctttctctctcagaCGCCCCGTGGTGTGGCCACTGCAAGGCTCTGGCCCCGGAGTATGCCAAAGCAGCTGGGAAGCTGAAGGCCGAAGGTTCTGAGATCAGACTGGCCAAGGTGGATGCCACTGAAGAGTCTGACCTGGCCCAGCAGTATGGTGTCCGAGGCTACCCCACCATCAAGTTCTTCAAGAATGGAGACACAGCTTCCCCCAAAGAGTACACAGGTGAGAACGTGGCACCGTCCTTTCTTTCCTGGTAGACAGGGTCTTGGAAGATAACAGGCATGGAGGAGAAGTTGTTCTCTGACTGGGTTCTAGGGTCTAGTTCAGCCTCATGGTTGTGTGAGGAACATTTTCTCAAGTGGAGAGGGTCATCTCACAAGGTGCCTAGCCGGCTGAAGCTGGTCCTCAGGTTGACCAGtatgggggtgaggggaggctgAGCAAGTGGAGCAACACGTTTCAGCCTTTGCTCACTCTCTTGTGTGCCTGCCACCAGGGCAAGTGTGAGGGCCTTTCACAGAGGAGGGGCAGACAGAGATCAGCAGGTACCAAGCTGGGGCTTGTGGCAGTCGTATTAGAGCTCAAATCCAAGCCCAGCTGCACTGGCCCCTCCCTCAGTCGCTGCTCAGCTGCCTCCCCTGTGTAGCCCAGTCGGTACTGGTGACAAAAGGGGAATCTTTGTCTGTGAAACTGGTTCCGTGGCTTATCCGCCCAAATCGTTTAAAGCAGCCCGTCTTGTTCATTCTGACATCAGCTCTGATCTCAGTAGGCTGCTGTTCTGTTGCTCCCACTTTTACTTGTGTTCACTTTTGGAATGGGAGTGCCAAATGCAGAGTAACCACAATCCTGTCACTAACACTGAGGTCTTGTCGATGAGAAAATCCTTTTGGACTCCCCCGTAACTGATAGCACAGCTTTTATTAATTCTAGGCAGAGTCCTTTTAAATGTGAGATTTGGCAACCCTATTCTAGGTCAGACTATGTAGTCACACGAGGGGATAAAGGGCAACTGGTCTCAGTCTTGGGAGGAGCagattttttccttctcatttgaTCTGCCATGATGGTGTGCATCGGCTGATCTCTTCCTCCTGCCGGTCCAGGAGGTGTGTAGGTTGAGGACGCCTGACCAGTCTGGGTGCACGAG
Coding sequences within it:
- the ARHGDIA gene encoding rho GDP-dissociation inhibitor 1, with protein sequence MAEQEPTAEQLAQIAAENEEDEHSVNYKPPAQKSIQEIQELDKDDESLRKYKEALLGRVAVSADPNVPNVVVTRLTLVCSTAPGPLELDLTGDLESFKKQSFVLKEGVEYRIKISFRVNREIVSGMKYIQHTYRKGVKIDKTDYMVGSYGPRAEEYEFLTPMEEAPKGMLARGSYNIKSRFTDDDRTDHLSWEWNLTIKKEWKD